The Amycolatopsis coloradensis sequence GCCGGGATCCTGGACGCATGCTTGCTCCTCGTTGAGCACAAACATTTTCGACAGATGTGTCGAAAAAGAGAGTCAGTGAGGTGGCGCACAATGTCAAGCCCGGCGCCGCGAGGGAGACCCCGCAAACTCCCGATCGGCGAGCAACGCGCGCGGGTGCTGAGTTCGGCCGCCGGTGTCTTCGCGGTGCACGGCGCGCAGGCCGCGACGATCGAGCAGATCGCCCGGCGCGCGGGGGTGTCCCGCCAGGCCGTCTACGAGCAGTTCGGCGATCGCACGACGTTGTTCACGCAGGTCGTCGCGGATATCGAGGAACGGGCCTTCGAGGCGATCGGCGCACCCGCCCTGGACCTCTCTCAGCCCGAGCTGCGGTCCTGGGCGCGCGCCAACTACGCCAACATGTTCGCCTTCGTCGCGGCGAACCCCGACGCGTTCCCCGTCCTGCGCGAGGCGGAGCGCATGGGCGACCCGGCCCTCACCCGGCTGCGGGAACGGCTCGCCGGCGTCTACACCGAGGCGAGCAGGCAGCGCTGGGCCCGGCACGGCGTCGACTCCGGCCGCGCGGACAAGGCGCTGGTCACGCTGTTCTTCGCGATGACCGAGGCGCTCGTCCAGGCGAGCTGGGACGGTGAGCCGCCCGACGCGGACGCGCTCATCGACCTGCTCACCGAATTCACCGTCGGCGGCGTCGTCCGTCTTCGAACCGAGGCCGCCGACGTGATGGAAAGACTCCGTTAGGCCGCGACGGCCTCCAGAGGCATTCCAGCCACGTCGGCGACCGACGCCAGATCCGGGGACGAGACCACGCGGTTGCGGCCGTTGCGTTTGGCCGCGTAGACCGACGCGTCGGCGGAGGCCATGACCTCGTCGATCGTCCGGCCGTCGAGCGGGTACGTCGCGACGCCGACCGACGCCGTCCGCTGTTCGATGACCACGGGGTTGCCCTCGTTGTCCTGGGTCTTGATGACCATTTCGCTGATCCGCTGCCGGATGCGCTCGGCGACCGC is a genomic window containing:
- a CDS encoding TetR/AcrR family transcriptional regulator; this translates as MLSSAAGVFAVHGAQAATIEQIARRAGVSRQAVYEQFGDRTTLFTQVVADIEERAFEAIGAPALDLSQPELRSWARANYANMFAFVAANPDAFPVLREAERMGDPALTRLRERLAGVYTEASRQRWARHGVDSGRADKALVTLFFAMTEALVQASWDGEPPDADALIDLLTEFTVGGVVRLRTEAADVMERLR